A genome region from Brooklawnia propionicigenes includes the following:
- the rarD gene encoding EamA family transporter RarD — MAKRQDIDRRGLLFGFGSYFLWGLFPLYFRLLSRSSAFEIVAYRIVCSLVFCVLAITVTRHWRGVKYVLANRRAVVVLAGAGLLVSANWTLYVWGVNNGHAIDASLGYFINPLMSAALGVIVLGERMRRAQWVAFGVSTVAVIVLIVGYGNVPWVALGLATSFALYGLMKKQVGAGVPALPGLAIETSAATPFALGYLIWLGVGGLNTVHLDGYALLVALAGPVTAIPLLLFASASVRVPLSTMGILQYVAPILQFLTGWLIIGEQMPPARWLGFGIIWVAVLIFIIDALHHSRQGSVEAEPVLVSS, encoded by the coding sequence GTGGCGAAACGACAGGATATAGACCGGCGAGGGCTGCTGTTCGGCTTCGGCTCGTACTTTCTGTGGGGGCTGTTTCCGCTCTACTTCCGCCTGCTGTCGCGCTCCAGCGCCTTCGAGATCGTCGCGTACCGCATCGTCTGTTCGCTGGTGTTCTGCGTGCTGGCGATCACCGTGACCCGGCACTGGCGCGGGGTGAAGTACGTGCTGGCGAACCGGCGCGCTGTTGTCGTGCTGGCCGGGGCGGGTCTGCTGGTTTCGGCGAACTGGACGCTGTATGTCTGGGGCGTCAACAACGGGCACGCCATCGATGCATCGCTCGGCTACTTCATCAACCCGTTGATGAGCGCGGCACTGGGCGTCATCGTGCTCGGCGAGAGGATGCGCCGGGCGCAATGGGTCGCGTTCGGTGTGAGCACGGTGGCGGTGATCGTGCTCATCGTCGGCTACGGGAATGTGCCGTGGGTTGCGTTGGGGCTGGCGACGTCGTTCGCCCTATACGGCCTGATGAAAAAGCAGGTGGGAGCGGGCGTGCCAGCGCTGCCGGGGCTAGCCATCGAGACCAGCGCGGCGACACCGTTCGCGCTCGGCTACTTGATCTGGCTCGGCGTTGGCGGGCTGAACACCGTCCACCTGGATGGTTACGCGCTGCTGGTGGCTCTGGCCGGGCCGGTCACGGCGATTCCCTTGCTGCTGTTCGCGTCGGCGTCCGTGCGGGTTCCGCTGAGCACGATGGGGATTCTGCAGTACGTGGCGCCGATTCTGCAGTTCTTGACCGGTTGGCTGATCATCGGCGAGCAGATGCCGCCCGCCCGGTGGCTCGGCTTCGGGATCATCTGGGTGGCGGTGCTGATCTTCATCATTGACGCCTTGCATCACAGTCGGCAGGGGAGTGTGGAGGCCGAGCCGGTGCTGGTGAGCAGCTAG
- a CDS encoding transposase, with protein sequence MGSTRRHFTAEYKANAVALVLDDGRSIAEAARNIGVLEKTLGKWVKKERDLRDEQRDPDESLTRSERAELEQLRADYQRLLDENAHLQMQASFAKKVATWFAKDQQ encoded by the coding sequence ATGGGATCTACGCGGAGGCATTTCACGGCGGAGTACAAAGCTAACGCGGTGGCGTTGGTGTTGGATGATGGGCGGTCGATCGCTGAGGCGGCACGGAATATCGGCGTCCTCGAGAAGACGTTAGGGAAATGGGTGAAGAAAGAACGAGACTTGCGCGATGAGCAGCGTGACCCGGACGAGTCTTTGACACGCTCGGAACGGGCCGAGCTCGAACAGCTCCGCGCGGATTACCAGAGGCTGCTGGACGAAAACGCTCATCTCCAGATGCAGGCCAGTTTCGCAAAAAAAGTGGCGACCTGGTTCGCGAAAGACCAGCAGTGA
- a CDS encoding IS3 family transposase has product MKFAAIADWADQGVYPVVFMCRELQVSTSGYYKWRSHRVSVRHDQDDLLMGLIRHFYASSPGRPGVRRIHAELAAGGHRVSRKRVWRLMRALGVQGRHPAAWRRTTVAGEHPVPAPDLIGRRFEASGPNEKWCGDITYVKTWNGWAYLATVIDLYSRKVVGWAVDDHMRTSLVTDALDMARVHRRPRTRVIFHSDRGTQYTSTDFAKYCRKHKIRRSLGRTGICYDNAVAESFFATYKKELIHTRPWPDLKTLKKYTFSWIEEYYNQTRRHSTLGYLTPQEYELGYRNILELAA; this is encoded by the coding sequence GTGAAGTTTGCTGCGATCGCGGACTGGGCTGATCAGGGTGTTTATCCGGTGGTGTTCATGTGTCGGGAACTCCAGGTGTCGACCTCGGGCTATTACAAGTGGCGGAGTCATCGGGTTTCGGTCAGGCACGACCAAGACGATCTGCTGATGGGATTGATTCGCCATTTTTATGCCAGCAGCCCGGGCCGGCCTGGGGTCCGACGCATTCATGCCGAGCTCGCTGCTGGCGGGCACCGGGTGTCGCGCAAGCGGGTGTGGCGGTTGATGCGGGCGCTGGGTGTCCAGGGCCGTCATCCCGCGGCGTGGCGGCGAACCACGGTGGCTGGCGAGCATCCGGTGCCGGCCCCGGACCTGATCGGTCGAAGGTTCGAGGCGTCGGGGCCGAACGAGAAGTGGTGTGGTGATATCACGTATGTGAAGACGTGGAATGGTTGGGCTTATCTGGCGACGGTGATCGACCTGTATTCCAGGAAGGTGGTGGGTTGGGCTGTCGATGACCATATGCGTACCTCGTTGGTCACTGATGCTTTGGATATGGCTCGGGTTCATCGTCGGCCTCGGACACGCGTGATTTTTCATTCGGACCGTGGGACGCAGTATACGTCGACGGATTTTGCTAAGTACTGTCGGAAACACAAGATTCGTCGATCATTGGGCCGTACCGGGATTTGTTACGATAACGCCGTCGCGGAATCGTTCTTCGCGACCTACAAGAAGGAACTCATCCATACCCGGCCTTGGCCAGATCTCAAGACTCTGAAGAAGTACACGTTTTCTTGGATTGAGGAATACTACAACCAGACTCGTCGCCATTCAACGCTCGGATACTTGACACCGCAAGAATATGAGCTAGGCTACAGAAACATACTTGAACTCGCAGCCTAA
- the cas1e gene encoding type I-E CRISPR-associated endonuclease Cas1e — MKPIPGVRPSQVRELTRAQDRLSFLYLEHCILGRDSNALTATDSRGTLHIPSASLGVLMLGPGTNITHQAMVLLGDSGASIVWVGEQGVRYYASGRSLARSSRLIEAQARLVSGRLTRLEVARQMYEMRFAGEDTSGLTMQQLRGREGARIRGVYRDSASQYGVEWTRRDYSPDDFANSNPINQALSAAHACLYGVVHAVIVALGCSPALGFVHSGHELSFVYDVADLYKADITIPLAFQVVGELQGTWSSDADEAPSMESEFDDLPGITRRRVRDAISDGKILARCTRDIRSLLLPDDPIEEDEKDAVVLTLWDEKVGRVAAGANYSDGTPDEVDF, encoded by the coding sequence ATGAAGCCGATTCCTGGAGTCCGGCCTAGTCAGGTGCGCGAACTCACGCGTGCGCAAGATCGCTTGTCATTCTTGTACCTGGAGCACTGCATACTAGGTCGCGACTCCAACGCGCTGACTGCCACTGACTCCCGCGGCACCCTACATATCCCGTCAGCGTCTTTAGGGGTCCTAATGCTGGGACCGGGAACGAACATCACGCACCAGGCAATGGTGCTACTTGGCGACAGCGGTGCCAGTATCGTCTGGGTAGGTGAACAAGGGGTGCGCTATTACGCCTCTGGGCGCTCACTCGCCCGATCGTCACGACTGATTGAGGCACAGGCTCGTCTGGTTTCCGGACGGCTAACCCGTCTCGAAGTTGCGAGACAGATGTATGAGATGAGGTTCGCCGGCGAGGACACCAGCGGCCTCACCATGCAGCAACTCCGAGGGAGGGAGGGCGCGCGCATCCGAGGGGTTTACCGCGATTCAGCAAGCCAGTATGGCGTGGAGTGGACTCGCCGTGATTACAGCCCTGACGACTTCGCCAATTCGAATCCGATCAATCAGGCACTCTCCGCCGCACACGCGTGTCTATATGGCGTTGTCCATGCGGTCATTGTGGCTCTCGGCTGTTCTCCGGCATTGGGATTTGTGCACAGCGGACACGAATTGAGCTTTGTGTACGACGTTGCCGATCTGTACAAGGCTGACATCACAATTCCGCTGGCATTTCAGGTCGTTGGAGAGCTCCAGGGAACTTGGAGCAGCGATGCGGACGAAGCTCCCTCGATGGAATCGGAGTTCGACGACTTGCCGGGAATCACACGTCGTCGCGTCCGGGACGCTATCAGCGATGGAAAGATTCTGGCTCGCTGCACACGAGATATTCGTTCGTTGCTCCTACCTGACGATCCGATAGAGGAAGACGAGAAGGATGCTGTTGTCTTGACGCTGTGGGATGAGAAAGTTGGCAGAGTCGCTGCCGGGGCAAACTACTCCGATGGCACACCAGACGAGGTCGACTTTTGA
- the cas2e gene encoding type I-E CRISPR-associated endoribonuclease Cas2e: MIVLVLTACPQGLRGSLTRWLLEISPGVFVGHVSARVRDALWAQTMDMIKDGKAIMVYPAKNEQGFEFKTHRHDWDLVDVDGIRLLQRPSQDSAGKPTMRHGWSKASHYRRRRG, translated from the coding sequence TTGATAGTGCTAGTTCTCACCGCATGCCCTCAGGGGCTGCGAGGGTCGCTGACCCGCTGGCTTCTCGAGATCAGTCCTGGCGTTTTCGTGGGGCATGTGAGTGCCCGAGTACGCGATGCATTGTGGGCACAAACCATGGACATGATCAAAGATGGCAAGGCCATAATGGTCTATCCCGCGAAGAACGAGCAGGGGTTCGAGTTCAAGACCCATCGACATGACTGGGATCTCGTCGACGTCGACGGAATACGGTTGCTGCAACGTCCAAGTCAGGACAGCGCAGGGAAGCCAACCATGCGCCATGGCTGGAGTAAGGCCAGCCACTACCGCCGGCGCCGTGGCTGA
- the cas7e gene encoding type I-E CRISPR-associated protein Cas7/Cse4/CasC: MTNTFVDLHVIQTVPPSNINRDDTGSPKTATFGGVRRARVSSQAWKRAVREQFKTELDPNQLGERTLLVVDRIAEIVKELNPGLKDRAVELSKAAVKAAGIDVKPQKVKLSGGETTEREQTGYLLFASRPQMRALAELIVSNPDSVPSKKDAKKALTDGVSIDVALFGRMIADAPDLNVDACAQVAHALSVHSVESEFDYFTAVDDNKSDENAGAGMIGTIEFNSSTLYRYASINATELARVLGSAEAAARAVGAFTRAFITSMPTGKQNTFANRTLPDFVLLSIRDDQPVNLVGAFEQPISTTAGRVAEAAARLVKRDRDIDQAYGTHPVTEMALAVGDAASALRDHDEIERGSLDDLARQASEVVSERTRGL; encoded by the coding sequence ATGACCAACACTTTCGTCGACCTGCACGTCATCCAGACCGTGCCGCCGAGCAACATCAACCGCGATGACACGGGCAGCCCAAAGACAGCAACATTTGGTGGGGTGCGTCGCGCGCGAGTATCCAGCCAGGCTTGGAAACGCGCGGTGCGTGAGCAGTTCAAGACCGAACTCGATCCCAACCAACTTGGGGAGCGAACTTTGCTCGTGGTCGACCGAATCGCCGAAATCGTCAAGGAACTCAACCCAGGGCTCAAGGACCGAGCAGTCGAGTTGAGCAAAGCGGCAGTGAAGGCGGCGGGGATTGACGTTAAGCCTCAGAAAGTCAAGCTCAGCGGCGGCGAGACCACCGAGAGAGAGCAAACGGGCTATCTGCTGTTCGCCAGCCGTCCTCAGATGCGAGCCCTCGCCGAACTAATTGTGTCGAACCCCGATTCAGTTCCGTCCAAGAAGGATGCGAAGAAGGCTCTCACTGATGGCGTTTCCATTGACGTTGCACTCTTCGGCCGAATGATCGCAGATGCCCCGGACTTGAACGTTGACGCCTGCGCGCAGGTCGCTCATGCACTGAGTGTGCACTCCGTGGAGAGCGAATTCGACTATTTCACTGCCGTGGATGACAACAAGTCGGACGAGAACGCGGGCGCCGGAATGATTGGAACGATCGAGTTCAATTCGTCGACGTTGTATCGCTATGCCAGTATCAACGCGACCGAGCTTGCCCGCGTGCTTGGTAGCGCTGAGGCGGCAGCAAGGGCGGTCGGAGCGTTCACTCGCGCATTCATCACCTCAATGCCCACTGGCAAGCAGAACACCTTCGCGAACCGTACCTTGCCGGACTTCGTCCTGCTGTCCATTCGTGATGATCAACCGGTCAATCTCGTGGGTGCCTTTGAACAGCCGATTTCCACCACTGCTGGGCGAGTCGCTGAGGCCGCTGCGAGACTGGTCAAACGCGATCGCGACATTGACCAGGCGTATGGCACTCATCCGGTCACGGAGATGGCCCTCGCAGTCGGCGATGCTGCCTCGGCTCTGCGCGATCATGACGAGATTGAGCGCGGGTCTCTGGACGATCTCGCGCGGCAAGCGAGCGAAGTGGTCTCGGAACGCACTCGGGGTTTGTGA
- a CDS encoding mandelate racemase/muconate lactonizing enzyme family protein, with protein sequence MTVRIEQVDVGLYKVPLSHTMKDSTHGDMSDFELITVRIIDSDGAQGLGYTYGVRAGGAGIWALIDRYLRDVLVGEDADRIEFLWQRMWWCLHYAGRGGPVTSAISAVDIALWDLFGRRASQPLWKIFGGYDPVVPIYAGGIDLGLSTEELLAQSDRFQSEGFRAIKMKVGRPDSREDVARVEAMREHLGDTFPLMADANMRWSADKAIKMARSLQPFDLLWLEEPVIPDDFEGQARVVRDGGIPIAAGENWHTVYEFSRAISMGAVTFVEPDVCNVGGYTVFNKIAAIAEAHNLPLTSHGVHDLTVHSLAAAPTRTYMEAHGFAMGDYMDEAMPIGDGFVTAPDRPGHGIDFDFDLLEPHRI encoded by the coding sequence ATGACTGTGCGGATAGAACAGGTGGACGTGGGCTTGTACAAGGTGCCCCTCAGCCACACCATGAAGGACAGCACCCACGGCGACATGAGCGACTTCGAGCTCATCACAGTGCGGATAATAGACAGCGACGGTGCCCAAGGACTCGGGTACACCTATGGTGTGCGCGCTGGCGGTGCGGGCATCTGGGCGCTGATCGACCGGTACTTGCGCGACGTGCTGGTCGGGGAGGACGCCGACCGGATCGAGTTCTTGTGGCAAAGGATGTGGTGGTGTCTGCATTATGCCGGCCGCGGCGGCCCAGTGACGTCCGCGATCTCGGCGGTCGACATCGCGTTGTGGGATCTGTTCGGCCGACGGGCAAGTCAGCCGCTGTGGAAGATTTTCGGCGGCTACGATCCGGTCGTCCCGATTTATGCAGGTGGTATCGATTTGGGACTGTCCACTGAGGAGTTGTTGGCTCAGTCGGATCGTTTCCAGTCCGAGGGTTTCCGGGCCATCAAGATGAAGGTCGGCCGGCCCGACTCACGCGAGGACGTCGCGCGAGTCGAGGCCATGAGGGAGCATCTTGGCGACACCTTCCCACTGATGGCCGATGCCAACATGAGGTGGAGCGCTGACAAGGCCATCAAGATGGCCCGCTCTTTGCAGCCCTTCGATCTGCTGTGGCTGGAAGAACCCGTCATTCCGGATGACTTCGAGGGGCAGGCGCGGGTGGTCCGCGACGGCGGCATCCCGATCGCGGCTGGCGAGAACTGGCACACCGTTTATGAGTTCTCTCGCGCGATCAGCATGGGTGCCGTCACTTTCGTGGAACCTGACGTCTGTAACGTCGGCGGCTACACGGTGTTCAACAAGATCGCGGCCATCGCCGAGGCTCACAACCTACCCCTGACAAGCCACGGCGTCCATGACTTGACCGTTCATTCGCTGGCCGCCGCACCCACTCGCACCTACATGGAGGCGCACGGGTTCGCCATGGGTGACTACATGGATGAGGCGATGCCGATCGGCGATGGCTTTGTCACGGCTCCGGATCGTCCTGGTCATGGCATTGACTTCGACTTCGATCTGCTCGAACCTCATCGCATCTGA
- the cas6e gene encoding type I-E CRISPR-associated protein Cas6/Cse3/CasE has product MFLTRIEVDPMRRKARQLLADPQAMHACVMRACAADESASAEGRVLWRVDQDANRIMLYMVSPWSPHAEELQSQIGWSEGAAVQTADYEPFLKKLHPGQTYAFRLTANPTHVVTEENGAKRRFGHVTEAQQRQWLLDRCEANGFRIRTSDGRGDEPITELVTRDRTIKTFRRKGRPVTITVASFSGALEIMDADLLRSALTNGIGRAKAYGCGLLTLAR; this is encoded by the coding sequence ATGTTCCTGACACGAATCGAGGTCGATCCGATGCGGCGGAAAGCTCGTCAGCTGCTCGCTGATCCTCAAGCCATGCATGCATGTGTTATGAGAGCGTGCGCCGCTGACGAATCCGCTTCGGCAGAAGGGCGAGTCCTGTGGAGAGTGGACCAGGATGCCAACCGAATCATGCTCTACATGGTCAGCCCCTGGTCCCCTCATGCCGAAGAATTGCAGAGTCAGATCGGTTGGAGCGAAGGGGCGGCAGTGCAGACAGCTGACTATGAACCGTTCTTGAAGAAGCTGCATCCAGGCCAAACATACGCATTTCGTTTGACAGCGAACCCTACGCATGTGGTTACCGAGGAGAATGGCGCGAAGCGGCGCTTCGGACATGTCACGGAAGCTCAGCAACGTCAGTGGCTGCTCGATAGATGCGAGGCGAACGGATTCAGGATTCGCACCAGCGACGGCAGAGGAGATGAACCGATCACCGAACTAGTTACTCGCGATCGAACCATCAAGACCTTTCGCAGGAAAGGTCGTCCGGTCACCATAACGGTGGCCTCGTTCTCCGGTGCTCTGGAGATCATGGACGCCGATCTGCTCAGATCGGCGTTGACGAACGGGATCGGTCGTGCCAAGGCCTACGGCTGTGGCTTGCTCACGCTGGCACGGTGA
- the cas5e gene encoding type I-E CRISPR-associated protein Cas5/CasD → MTTLVLKLAGPLQSWGDTSRFNLRHTREEPTKSGVLGLLAAAHGRRRTDPIEDLLGLRFGVRTDQRGTVLRDFQTEIDWRTGKSKPLTHRYYLADAIFLAAVEGDESLVSALYEALLHPTFPLYLGRRSCPPSDRVLVGLRDLPFDDVLRTEPWIASERFRRLQPAEGVRLPIARDSLPGEVPHDSVHDIPLSFDVRHRDYGWREIVRELSKPVVNEIGRPLAHDPFALIEEQ, encoded by the coding sequence ATGACAACATTGGTCCTCAAGCTGGCTGGGCCCCTGCAATCGTGGGGAGATACCAGCCGGTTCAATCTCAGACACACACGTGAAGAGCCGACGAAGAGCGGGGTACTCGGGCTGCTTGCCGCAGCGCACGGCCGGCGGCGCACCGATCCGATCGAGGACCTACTCGGTCTCCGCTTCGGCGTCCGAACTGACCAGCGAGGGACAGTGCTGCGCGATTTCCAAACTGAGATTGATTGGCGAACAGGTAAGTCAAAGCCGCTCACTCACCGTTACTATCTCGCAGACGCGATATTCCTGGCCGCTGTCGAAGGTGACGAATCGTTGGTGTCTGCACTCTACGAGGCGCTGCTGCACCCCACTTTTCCTCTCTATTTGGGACGCAGATCCTGCCCCCCGTCCGATCGTGTACTCGTTGGCCTCCGGGATCTGCCGTTCGACGACGTCCTCAGGACGGAGCCTTGGATAGCGAGTGAACGTTTTCGTAGGCTTCAGCCGGCCGAGGGGGTCCGTCTACCCATCGCGCGTGATTCTCTGCCGGGCGAGGTTCCCCACGATTCCGTCCATGACATTCCGCTGTCATTCGATGTGCGACACCGCGACTATGGGTGGCGGGAGATCGTCCGAGAACTCAGCAAGCCGGTAGTGAACGAGATCGGACGGCCGCTGGCGCACGATCCCTTCGCATTGATTGAGGAGCAATGA